A genomic stretch from Candidatus Methanomassiliicoccus intestinalis Issoire-Mx1 includes:
- a CDS encoding ORC1-type DNA replication protein: MDNISGNIFDKYVNSKQIFKRDREILRPSYIPDELPHRKDQIDQLASILVTALRGDRPSNVLIFGKTGTGKTASVKYLGKEILKADEFDRVIYLYMNCEVVDTQYGVLQNIGNMIIDKFEERIPFTGWSTERVYNILREKIDELNRVVIIVLDEIDKLVYKSSDDVLYNLSRINDDLERSKVSLIGISNDLKFTEFLDPRVRSRLGEEKMVFSPYNAEQLRDILDQRSKLAFYPDVIDPGVPPLCSALAAQEHGDARRALDLLRVAAEIAERNGDDKVTEAHVYKAKNKIELDCVTEAIKTLPTQSKLVLMSIIINEERGSGKLTTGELYETYRDISQFIDMQILTQRRVTDLVSELDMMGIVHARVKSFGRGGRTKEIDLSVPINETKKILEEDEVLHPLKNYRPKNQTTLI; the protein is encoded by the coding sequence ATGGACAACATCAGCGGCAACATCTTTGACAAATACGTAAATTCAAAACAAATCTTCAAAAGAGACCGTGAAATATTAAGGCCGTCTTATATTCCTGATGAACTTCCTCACCGTAAAGATCAGATAGATCAGCTGGCTTCTATTTTGGTAACTGCTTTGAGAGGAGATAGACCTTCTAATGTTCTTATTTTTGGTAAAACAGGTACAGGAAAAACTGCTTCTGTGAAATATCTTGGAAAAGAGATACTGAAAGCAGACGAATTTGATCGTGTCATTTATCTTTATATGAATTGTGAAGTGGTCGACACTCAATATGGTGTTCTCCAAAATATAGGAAACATGATCATCGATAAATTTGAAGAGCGTATACCATTTACTGGCTGGAGTACAGAACGGGTATACAACATTCTCAGAGAGAAAATAGATGAGCTTAATCGCGTTGTAATCATCGTTTTGGATGAAATAGATAAGCTGGTCTACAAATCAAGCGATGATGTTTTATACAATCTTTCAAGAATAAATGATGACCTTGAAAGGTCAAAAGTTTCCTTGATAGGAATCTCTAATGACCTTAAGTTCACTGAATTTTTAGATCCTCGGGTCCGCAGCAGACTCGGCGAAGAGAAAATGGTTTTCTCGCCTTATAATGCTGAACAGCTTCGAGATATTCTTGATCAGCGTTCCAAACTTGCCTTTTATCCTGATGTAATTGACCCCGGCGTACCGCCGCTATGTTCTGCTTTAGCTGCCCAGGAACATGGTGATGCCCGCAGAGCACTTGATCTTTTAAGAGTAGCTGCAGAGATAGCAGAAAGAAACGGTGACGACAAGGTTACTGAAGCTCATGTTTACAAAGCTAAAAACAAGATAGAATTAGATTGTGTTACTGAAGCCATTAAAACACTTCCTACACAGTCCAAATTAGTATTGATGAGCATAATAATCAATGAAGAAAGAGGAAGCGGCAAGCTCACGACAGGAGAACTTTACGAGACCTATCGTGATATCTCTCAGTTTATTGATATGCAGATTTTAACCCAGCGTAGAGTCACAGATTTAGTTTCAGAGCTTGACATGATGGGAATTGTACATGCAAGAGTAAAATCATTTGGACGTGGCGGCCGCACTAAGGAGATAGACTTATCAGTTCCTATAAATGAGACTAAAAAAATACTGGAAGAAGATGAGGTTCTTCATCCTCTCAAAAATTATCGCCCAAAAAATCAAACAACTCTCATCTAA
- a CDS encoding S24/S26 family peptidase codes for MNKENKSTLKAIITIPAVIIVIFVALFAYSGIWPPLVVVDSESMQHGDQSSIGTIDTGDIVIIKETNSFEDITTYAEGLSTGHKTYSGYGDVIVYNSEYLNKSIIHRAIIKLEYDELTNSFSAPSLKDINENLWEADGGHSYSNLKDEIVLKNVPYTKDGEIKINLKNILYDMGSSPHSGIVTMGDGNTRVDQNSGISDLVEEKDITGKARGEIPWFGIVNLIANGHGLSSVPQNSKTDFVIALILIIGVPIGLSEIIDYRKKKKD; via the coding sequence GTGAATAAAGAGAACAAATCTACTTTAAAGGCGATAATAACCATTCCAGCTGTTATTATAGTCATATTTGTAGCGCTGTTTGCATACAGCGGAATCTGGCCGCCTTTAGTAGTTGTAGACTCTGAAAGCATGCAGCATGGAGACCAAAGTTCAATAGGCACTATAGATACCGGAGATATCGTAATTATCAAAGAAACTAATTCATTTGAAGATATTACAACATACGCTGAAGGACTATCAACAGGACACAAAACCTACAGCGGCTACGGTGATGTTATAGTTTATAATTCAGAATACTTGAATAAATCTATAATACACAGAGCCATAATCAAATTAGAATATGATGAACTGACGAATAGCTTCAGTGCTCCTTCGCTGAAAGATATAAATGAGAATTTATGGGAAGCTGACGGCGGCCACTCTTATTCAAATCTTAAAGATGAGATCGTACTAAAAAATGTCCCGTATACTAAGGATGGAGAAATAAAAATAAATTTAAAAAATATTTTATATGACATGGGTTCCAGCCCGCACAGCGGAATAGTCACTATGGGTGACGGGAATACTAGAGTAGATCAGAACTCAGGAATATCAGACCTTGTGGAAGAAAAAGATATAACTGGTAAAGCAAGAGGAGAAATACCATGGTTTGGAATTGTAAATCTTATAGCAAACGGCCATGGCCTCAGCAGTGTACCTCAAAACAGTAAAACAGATTTTGTTATTGCTTTAATACTGATCATAGGAGTACCAATAGGGCTGAGTGAAATTATAGATTATAGAAAAAAGAAAAAGGATTAG
- a CDS encoding V-type ATP synthase subunit F has product MDFAVIGSEEFVMGFRLAGVKEVYAVEPEEYESKLLELITNRSIGILAVDSEDISRVSSSARKKALDSISPVVVQVGGEEGDLREKVKSAIGVDLYKTERD; this is encoded by the coding sequence ATGGACTTTGCAGTTATAGGAAGCGAAGAGTTTGTGATGGGATTCCGTCTCGCCGGCGTCAAAGAGGTTTACGCCGTTGAACCAGAGGAATACGAATCCAAACTTTTAGAACTCATTACAAATCGTTCCATTGGAATTCTAGCAGTGGATTCGGAAGACATCTCGCGCGTATCCTCTAGTGCACGTAAAAAGGCGCTGGACAGCATTTCTCCGGTCGTAGTACAGGTTGGCGGAGAAGAGGGCGATTTGAGAGAGAAAGTCAAGAGCGCAATTGGCGTTGATTTGTATAAGACTGAGAGGGATTAA
- a CDS encoding V-type ATP synthase subunit I, translated as MLLPESMSKILVVGTKDQLPATIDLLYSLENVHVIDFPSDGEEGFTLGSPLSAASDASLKLLKLRSMEKDLEIDGRAYKEKISVKQIEDTLQSTMDEIEKQISGIVESKSSMQTRLSELNGRISLLDPFKKVDLDLGLYRGYSSLGVIAGYSQIDPETALKDALQNEYELFKGSDSFIVLFVPLSKLEEAQRTLSQQGFSEVPIPEGKGMPSQMVAELESEIADVNKQLEDIEAKLAEIRSSYASFISAADEQLSIVVEKAELPLRMGATEHSFVLEAWVPEKEFSSISDAFNKKVGDKVYLEVLCTKDRKEEHAEPSGYDEEEPVEVEEEVPVELKHGKTVGRFTFFTKLLSTPRYNEIDPTITVAIFFPIFFGLMVGDVGYGIPFTVLGLLGLRRCKSEEWRGIATMLFYGGLTSIFFGLFLYGDMFGIEFHAAEAGALSWENLLGVSIPHVLFNIGDFAVQLGYVTKLGSVKLLLYACVWVGIAHLLLGLIIGFYNTTIRHGIKAAVSEKFSWILMFVGFAFLVLWIVDNLLMPVSDTMNFTDIRFIVGVILFVVGLLIAVKAEGATAIIEAPEVLSNVLSYTRIAAIGMSKAGMALAFNMIALEMIAPGGGIMLVLGLLVFIIGHLMIFILAIISAGLHSIRLEYVELFNRFFEGGGVDFNPLKIIRKHTIATEE; from the coding sequence ATGCTGCTACCGGAATCAATGAGTAAGATATTGGTCGTTGGGACCAAGGATCAATTACCGGCAACTATCGATCTTCTTTATAGTCTCGAAAATGTTCATGTTATCGATTTTCCATCAGATGGAGAGGAAGGATTTACTTTAGGATCCCCACTCTCGGCAGCTTCCGATGCTTCTCTGAAACTTTTGAAGCTCAGATCTATGGAAAAAGATCTAGAAATTGATGGGCGCGCTTACAAAGAGAAAATCTCTGTAAAACAAATTGAAGACACCCTTCAGTCAACAATGGACGAGATTGAAAAGCAGATATCTGGTATCGTCGAATCTAAAAGTTCGATGCAGACCAGACTGTCCGAATTGAATGGCCGCATATCCTTGTTGGATCCATTTAAAAAAGTGGATCTAGACTTGGGTTTATATCGTGGTTATTCATCATTGGGCGTAATTGCTGGATATTCTCAAATTGATCCTGAAACTGCGTTGAAAGACGCATTACAGAATGAATACGAATTGTTCAAGGGAAGCGACTCTTTTATTGTTTTATTTGTTCCTCTATCTAAATTAGAAGAGGCTCAGCGCACACTTTCTCAACAGGGCTTCAGTGAAGTTCCCATACCCGAAGGAAAAGGTATGCCATCTCAGATGGTTGCTGAATTGGAAAGCGAAATCGCTGATGTGAATAAACAATTAGAAGACATCGAGGCTAAGCTCGCTGAAATCAGAAGCAGTTATGCATCGTTTATTTCTGCAGCTGATGAACAGCTCAGCATCGTCGTCGAAAAAGCTGAGCTTCCTTTGAGAATGGGTGCCACAGAACACTCTTTTGTGCTCGAAGCGTGGGTGCCTGAAAAAGAATTTAGCTCAATTTCCGATGCCTTCAATAAGAAAGTTGGTGACAAAGTATACCTTGAGGTATTATGCACCAAAGATCGTAAAGAAGAGCATGCGGAACCTAGTGGATATGATGAAGAGGAGCCAGTAGAAGTAGAGGAAGAAGTTCCTGTAGAACTTAAGCACGGCAAGACCGTTGGTAGGTTCACGTTCTTCACTAAGCTTCTGTCAACTCCTCGTTATAATGAAATTGACCCTACAATCACGGTTGCCATATTCTTTCCAATATTCTTTGGTTTGATGGTAGGCGATGTAGGTTATGGTATTCCATTTACAGTCCTTGGTCTTCTTGGTTTAAGAAGATGCAAGAGTGAAGAATGGCGTGGAATCGCTACCATGCTGTTCTATGGAGGTTTGACTTCTATATTCTTTGGACTGTTCTTGTATGGCGATATGTTTGGTATTGAGTTCCATGCTGCTGAAGCAGGGGCACTCAGTTGGGAAAATCTCTTAGGAGTATCTATACCACATGTCTTGTTCAACATAGGCGACTTTGCTGTACAACTGGGATACGTTACAAAACTCGGCAGTGTAAAACTTCTGCTATATGCATGTGTCTGGGTAGGTATTGCACACCTCTTATTAGGTTTAATAATAGGTTTCTACAACACAACCATCAGGCACGGAATCAAAGCAGCTGTGTCTGAGAAATTCTCTTGGATCTTAATGTTCGTAGGATTTGCATTCCTGGTTCTGTGGATTGTTGACAATCTGCTTATGCCAGTATCAGACACTATGAACTTCACAGATATTAGATTCATAGTTGGAGTTATACTGTTTGTAGTTGGTTTGTTAATAGCTGTAAAGGCTGAAGGGGCAACAGCTATCATCGAGGCTCCTGAAGTCTTAAGCAATGTGCTGTCCTATACAAGGATAGCTGCCATCGGTATGTCTAAAGCAGGCATGGCGCTGGCTTTCAACATGATCGCTCTGGAAATGATAGCTCCAGGTGGCGGTATAATGCTGGTATTGGGACTTTTAGTCTTCATAATTGGTCATTTAATGATCTTTATACTGGCAATAATTTCGGCAGGACTCCACAGTATAAGGTTGGAGTATGTTGAACTCTTTAACAGATTCTTTGAGGGCGGTGGAGTAGACTTCAACCCCCTGAAAATAATTAGAAAACACACAATAGCAACGGAGGAATAA
- a CDS encoding ATP synthase subunit B: MSIVSKEYHTISQIAGPLVFVEKTEPVGYQELATVTLPDGSQKRGQVLDTSETTVVLQIFEGTSGIERAAGVKFLGETMKMPVSHDMLGRILNGAGDPIDGGPAITPEKRLDITGAAINPWARAEPKEFIQTGISSIDGMNTLVRGQKLPIFSASGLPHNDVALQIARQAKVRGTDEEFAVVFAAMGITAEEAQAFMADFERTGALKRAVVFMNLADDPAIERMITPKLALTTAEYLAFELDMHVLVILTDITNYCEALRQIGAAREEVPGRRGYPGYMYTDLATMYERAGRIKGKKGSITQIPILTMPGDDITHPIPDLTGYITEGQIVASRDLYRAGIYPPINVGASLSRLMNAGIGEGLTREDHKAISDQCYAAYAEGRDLRGLVAIVGKEALSERDKKFLDFADAFEDKFVRQGADEDRDIETTLEIAWQLVALLPENQLSRIDRKYIEKYHPAHRKSE; this comes from the coding sequence ATGAGCATAGTTTCCAAAGAATATCATACAATTTCTCAGATTGCAGGTCCTCTCGTTTTCGTTGAGAAAACAGAGCCTGTAGGTTACCAAGAACTGGCCACTGTTACTCTGCCTGACGGCAGCCAGAAGAGAGGTCAGGTTCTTGATACATCAGAAACTACCGTAGTTCTTCAGATTTTTGAAGGTACTTCCGGTATTGAACGCGCTGCAGGAGTCAAGTTCCTTGGAGAGACCATGAAAATGCCGGTGTCTCACGACATGCTTGGAAGAATCCTGAACGGTGCTGGAGATCCAATTGATGGAGGTCCAGCAATCACTCCTGAAAAGCGTCTGGACATTACAGGTGCTGCTATCAACCCATGGGCCAGGGCAGAACCTAAAGAATTCATCCAGACTGGTATCTCAAGCATTGACGGTATGAACACCCTCGTCAGAGGACAGAAACTGCCAATCTTCTCAGCATCTGGTCTTCCTCACAACGATGTCGCTCTGCAGATTGCCCGTCAGGCAAAAGTGCGCGGTACCGATGAGGAATTCGCCGTGGTCTTTGCTGCCATGGGAATTACCGCTGAAGAAGCACAGGCTTTCATGGCTGACTTCGAGAGAACCGGTGCCCTCAAGCGTGCTGTAGTGTTCATGAACTTAGCAGATGATCCAGCTATTGAGCGTATGATTACACCTAAGCTCGCTCTCACCACAGCTGAATATCTCGCTTTTGAACTCGACATGCACGTGTTAGTTATCCTGACTGATATCACAAACTACTGCGAAGCTCTAAGACAGATCGGAGCAGCTCGTGAAGAAGTGCCAGGTAGAAGAGGTTACCCAGGTTACATGTATACCGACCTTGCAACCATGTATGAGAGAGCAGGCCGTATCAAGGGAAAGAAAGGATCAATCACACAGATTCCGATTCTTACTATGCCTGGTGACGATATTACCCACCCGATTCCAGATCTTACCGGTTACATTACCGAAGGTCAGATTGTGGCATCCAGAGACTTGTACCGTGCCGGTATCTACCCACCAATCAACGTAGGGGCTTCCCTGTCTAGATTGATGAACGCAGGTATCGGAGAAGGCCTGACTCGTGAAGACCACAAAGCCATCTCAGATCAGTGTTATGCTGCATATGCAGAAGGCCGTGATCTCAGAGGTCTCGTGGCTATCGTCGGTAAAGAAGCATTATCCGAGAGAGACAAGAAGTTCCTGGACTTCGCTGACGCCTTTGAAGACAAGTTTGTCAGACAGGGTGCTGATGAAGACAGAGACATCGAGACAACTCTCGAGATTGCTTGGCAGTTAGTAGCTCTCCTACCTGAGAACCAGCTGTCCAGAATTGACAGGAAATACATTGAAAAGTATCACCCTGCACACAGAAAGAGTGAGTGA
- a CDS encoding V-type ATP synthase subunit E family protein encodes MSLDKIADEILGNASKEADKIVKDAENERSRILLEADQKIENMRKAEEKELQESIERMKRQEISSAELDAKKIVLNKRKDILNRTFEEMLAELSEMDANEKGGIYKKIVDQGSKVIPSPKVLCPIGEKNLLADVDGMGKLTETDMESGLILESKDGTVRLDFRFRTILEGIWDQDLKEISNILFE; translated from the coding sequence ATGTCATTGGACAAGATAGCCGACGAAATCCTTGGCAATGCCAGCAAAGAAGCTGATAAGATTGTCAAGGACGCGGAGAATGAAAGATCCAGGATACTCTTGGAAGCCGACCAGAAAATTGAGAATATGCGTAAGGCTGAAGAGAAAGAGCTGCAGGAATCAATTGAGCGCATGAAGCGCCAAGAGATTTCCAGCGCTGAACTAGATGCCAAAAAGATAGTTCTCAACAAGAGGAAAGACATTCTCAACCGCACCTTCGAGGAAATGCTAGCCGAGCTTTCAGAAATGGATGCCAATGAGAAAGGCGGCATTTACAAGAAGATCGTCGACCAAGGCTCAAAAGTCATCCCATCTCCAAAGGTTCTTTGCCCTATAGGAGAGAAGAATCTTTTGGCTGACGTCGACGGAATGGGAAAACTGACAGAAACTGACATGGAATCGGGCCTGATTTTGGAAAGTAAAGACGGCACAGTCCGTCTCGACTTCCGCTTCAGGACGATCTTAGAAGGTATCTGGGATCAGGATCTGAAAGAAATATCGAACATCCTGTTCGAATAA
- a CDS encoding V-type ATP synthase subunit D, with translation MATTEVKPTRSELLEVKRKIKLTQSGYKILKMKRDGLILEFFKILEEAKQAREEASKQHEVAMRKINVAMAVDGIISVKSAAYAHKTHPEISVRSKNVMGLVVPEIEANSVKSTIEERGYGIVGTSTYINEATEAFEELVETLTKAAEIETTLKKLLNEIEGTKRRVNALEFKVIPELQEAEAFIELRLEEMERDNLFSLKHLKGKAEAQE, from the coding sequence ATGGCAACTACAGAGGTCAAGCCAACCCGGTCCGAACTGCTCGAAGTTAAGCGTAAAATCAAGCTTACGCAGTCAGGTTATAAAATCCTCAAGATGAAGAGGGACGGCCTGATTCTCGAATTCTTCAAAATCCTAGAAGAAGCTAAGCAGGCTCGTGAGGAAGCTAGCAAGCAGCATGAAGTCGCCATGAGGAAAATCAATGTTGCAATGGCTGTTGACGGAATAATCTCCGTCAAATCTGCGGCCTACGCCCACAAAACACATCCTGAGATCTCCGTGCGTTCCAAGAACGTTATGGGTTTGGTAGTGCCAGAGATTGAGGCAAACTCAGTCAAAAGCACTATCGAAGAACGCGGGTACGGTATTGTGGGTACTTCCACCTACATCAACGAAGCTACTGAAGCATTCGAAGAATTGGTTGAAACACTCACCAAGGCAGCTGAGATCGAGACAACTCTGAAAAAGCTCCTCAACGAAATTGAGGGTACAAAGCGCAGAGTCAACGCTCTTGAATTCAAGGTAATTCCTGAACTGCAGGAAGCGGAAGCATTCATTGAACTCCGTTTAGAGGAGATGGAAAGAGACAACTTGTTCTCTCTGAAACATCTCAAAGGAAAAGCCGAGGCACAAGAGTGA
- a CDS encoding H+transporting two-sector ATPase subunit C: MVDAEGLIAVGAGLAVGLAGIGSGIAEANIGAAAVGAMAENEKLFGKGLILTVIPETIVIFGLVISILLWINM, encoded by the coding sequence ATGGTAGATGCAGAAGGACTTATAGCAGTTGGAGCTGGACTTGCAGTAGGATTGGCCGGTATCGGATCCGGTATTGCAGAAGCAAACATTGGTGCAGCTGCAGTTGGTGCAATGGCTGAGAACGAGAAACTTTTCGGTAAGGGTCTTATTCTCACAGTTATCCCTGAAACCATCGTTATCTTCGGTCTGGTTATCTCTATCCTACTCTGGATCAACATGTAA
- a CDS encoding deoxycytidylate deaminase, which produces MATRPDNDAYFMNMAKLSATRSTCLRRSVGAVIVKEKRILTTGYNGAPRGIKHCEETGCVRLENHIESGTRHELCRGVHAEQNAVIQAAYFGVSVKDASIYITNFPCVLCAKILINAGIKEVIYLDDYVDTLSREILEESNVLVRRYVENK; this is translated from the coding sequence ATGGCGACTCGTCCTGACAATGATGCATATTTTATGAACATGGCAAAATTATCTGCCACCAGATCTACATGTCTCCGGCGCAGCGTGGGAGCGGTTATTGTAAAGGAAAAAAGAATTCTTACTACAGGTTACAACGGAGCTCCAAGAGGAATTAAACATTGTGAGGAAACTGGATGCGTTAGGTTAGAAAATCATATAGAGTCGGGTACGCGTCATGAACTATGCAGAGGGGTGCATGCTGAACAAAACGCTGTAATTCAGGCGGCTTATTTTGGCGTGAGTGTAAAAGATGCTTCTATTTACATCACTAATTTTCCATGTGTGCTCTGTGCCAAGATTCTCATAAATGCAGGGATAAAAGAAGTCATTTACCTCGATGATTACGTAGACACTCTTTCAAGAGAAATTCTTGAGGAAAGCAATGTACTAGTGAGGAGATATGTGGAAAACAAGTGA
- a CDS encoding V-type ATP synthase subunit A, translating into MAKAKQGEIYRVAGPVVTATGISPKMYDVMQVGEEGLMGEVIKISGDKTIIQVYEETSGLKPGEKVIDTAQPLVAELGPGLLSSVYDGIQRPLPVLMDRMGDFINRGVSAPGLDHSKKWTFTPVAKVGDVVKGGDVLGTVQEFYLTHKIMVPHGITGKVEEVKSGDFTIDDVVAVVDGKDITMLQKWPVRIGRPIVKKLLPDIPLITGQRVLDTMFPLPKGGAGAIPGAFGTGKTVTQQQLAKWSDAEIVVYIGCGERGNEMTEVLSEFPKLEDPKTGEPLMQRTVLIANTSNMPVAAREASVYTGMTIAEYFRDMGYNVSLMADSTSRWAEAMREISSRLEEMPGEEGYPAYLSARLSEFYERAGRAENINGSIGSVSVVGAVSPAGGDLSEPVTQNTLRIVRVFWALDSKLRERRHFPTINWLTSYSLYTGNLDKWYRDNVAPDFPDLRQWAMEILQRESELQEVVQLVGSDALPEEQKMTLEIARMIREIFLQQNAYHPIDTYCPMPRQYKMMKLIKQFAELSNKAVSNNVSVDSIVALPIRDRFAKSKYEETIDQELDEIAKELPDVFAALEAKA; encoded by the coding sequence ATGGCTAAGGCTAAGCAAGGAGAGATTTACAGGGTCGCTGGACCGGTCGTAACCGCGACTGGCATCTCCCCGAAGATGTATGATGTCATGCAGGTCGGGGAAGAAGGCCTTATGGGTGAGGTTATCAAGATCTCCGGCGACAAGACTATCATTCAGGTTTACGAGGAGACTTCCGGGTTGAAACCTGGTGAGAAAGTTATCGATACTGCACAGCCCCTAGTTGCTGAATTGGGACCAGGATTGTTGAGCAGTGTGTATGATGGTATTCAGAGACCCCTTCCAGTCTTGATGGACAGGATGGGAGACTTCATTAACAGAGGAGTTTCAGCTCCAGGTCTGGATCACTCCAAAAAATGGACATTCACACCTGTCGCTAAAGTCGGCGATGTCGTCAAAGGCGGAGATGTACTCGGTACCGTGCAGGAATTTTACCTAACTCACAAGATCATGGTGCCCCACGGTATAACTGGAAAAGTCGAAGAAGTCAAGAGTGGAGACTTTACCATTGATGATGTTGTAGCTGTTGTTGACGGAAAAGACATTACAATGCTGCAGAAATGGCCTGTACGTATTGGAAGGCCGATCGTCAAAAAACTCTTGCCAGATATTCCATTAATCACTGGACAGAGAGTTCTTGATACAATGTTCCCTCTGCCAAAGGGAGGAGCAGGTGCAATTCCTGGTGCATTCGGTACTGGAAAAACAGTTACACAGCAGCAGTTAGCCAAATGGTCTGACGCTGAAATCGTGGTATACATCGGATGCGGAGAAAGAGGAAACGAAATGACTGAAGTTCTGTCTGAATTCCCTAAGTTAGAGGATCCAAAGACAGGAGAGCCGCTCATGCAGAGGACAGTTCTTATTGCTAACACCTCAAACATGCCTGTGGCCGCTCGTGAAGCTTCAGTTTACACCGGAATGACAATTGCAGAATACTTCCGTGATATGGGTTACAACGTATCCCTGATGGCTGATTCTACTTCAAGATGGGCAGAAGCTATGAGAGAAATTTCCTCTCGTTTAGAAGAAATGCCTGGTGAAGAAGGATATCCAGCTTACCTATCTGCAAGACTATCTGAATTCTATGAGAGAGCTGGTCGTGCAGAGAACATCAATGGATCCATAGGATCTGTATCTGTAGTAGGTGCAGTTTCACCAGCAGGCGGAGACTTATCCGAACCTGTTACACAGAACACCCTACGTATCGTAAGAGTATTCTGGGCTCTTGACTCTAAATTAAGAGAAAGGAGGCACTTCCCGACAATCAACTGGCTTACTTCATACTCTCTATATACTGGTAACTTAGACAAGTGGTACAGAGACAATGTAGCTCCAGACTTCCCAGACCTCAGACAGTGGGCAATGGAAATTCTGCAGCGTGAGTCTGAACTTCAGGAAGTTGTGCAGTTAGTCGGTTCAGATGCTCTTCCAGAAGAGCAGAAGATGACTCTTGAAATTGCCAGGATGATCCGTGAAATCTTCCTGCAGCAGAACGCTTACCACCCGATTGACACATACTGTCCTATGCCACGCCAGTACAAGATGATGAAACTCATCAAGCAGTTTGCTGAGCTTTCAAACAAAGCTGTAAGCAACAATGTAAGCGTGGACTCAATCGTTGCTTTACCTATCAGGGACAGGTTTGCCAAGTCAAAGTATGAAGAAACAATAGATCAGGAACTTGATGAGATTGCCAAAGAACTTCCTGATGTATTCGCAGCACTGGAGGCAAAGGCATGA
- the ahaC gene encoding ATP synthase A1 subunit C yields the protein MIVRGRRGKGNYAYATARIKSKKSLLLTNDNYPKLLMMDLNEIGRFMGETQYKTEMAELASKYSGVDLIELGTSRNLAHTYRSIIGFCSGDLKEIVAGYLRRWDMWNIKTILRGKYSNATVEEIQEDLVPAGTLSEEDLNALLAIDSMSEILETSARKLSIQVPADITLSLERDGNLAAVEDYLDFIYYQRLLASIDPNKKSDSQFLSFVKREIDIVNLRTLLKLKMDSMPGDKIKTYFIEGGSNELSIAELNRLAGVETFDNLVDELSKYSFYDEIKNSLERAKTTRSLNPVMVKLDKYLAKEAERFSHLYPLSVLPILDYVIRKKIEVDNIRIIARGKASGMDNEIIKKLLVI from the coding sequence ATGATTGTACGAGGGCGTCGGGGGAAAGGCAATTACGCTTACGCAACAGCAAGGATCAAATCGAAAAAAAGCCTCCTGCTGACCAATGACAACTACCCCAAGTTGCTAATGATGGATCTCAATGAGATCGGTAGATTCATGGGTGAAACGCAGTACAAAACTGAGATGGCTGAACTGGCCTCAAAGTATTCCGGAGTCGACCTCATAGAATTGGGAACCTCCAGAAACCTCGCTCACACCTACAGATCTATCATTGGATTCTGCTCTGGTGATTTGAAAGAAATCGTGGCAGGATATCTTCGCAGATGGGATATGTGGAACATCAAAACCATTCTGAGAGGAAAGTACTCTAATGCCACCGTAGAAGAAATCCAGGAAGACCTTGTACCTGCAGGAACTCTCAGTGAAGAAGACCTAAACGCTCTGCTTGCTATCGACAGCATGTCCGAGATTCTCGAGACATCTGCCCGCAAGCTTAGCATTCAGGTTCCTGCGGACATAACTCTATCACTTGAACGGGATGGCAATTTAGCTGCGGTAGAAGATTATCTAGATTTCATTTATTACCAAAGATTATTGGCTTCTATAGACCCCAATAAGAAATCAGATAGTCAATTTCTTTCATTTGTAAAGCGTGAAATTGATATTGTAAACTTAAGAACATTGCTGAAACTAAAAATGGATAGTATGCCTGGTGATAAAATTAAGACATACTTCATTGAAGGCGGCAGCAATGAACTCTCTATTGCTGAGTTAAACAGACTTGCTGGTGTAGAGACATTTGATAATTTAGTTGATGAATTGTCAAAATACTCATTCTATGATGAAATCAAAAATTCATTAGAGAGGGCCAAGACCACAAGATCTTTAAATCCAGTAATGGTGAAATTAGACAAATATTTGGCCAAGGAGGCAGAGAGATTTTCCCATCTTTATCCATTATCGGTATTGCCTATCTTGGATTATGTCATTAGAAAGAAAATTGAAGTTGATAACATCCGCATTATTGCCAGGGGAAAGGCTAGCGGAATGGACAATGAAATTATCAAAAAACTGCTGGTGATCTAA